The Oncorhynchus mykiss isolate Arlee chromosome 17, USDA_OmykA_1.1, whole genome shotgun sequence genomic interval ATGGCATCATGGTTACCTACTGATCTACAGTGTATAGTGTGCGCTGTGCTCTCACAGGTCTAAAAATAGGCTGTGGCAAATTATGTCTAAATCTTCCTAGTGGGGACTTCAAAGGTTTCATACATGATAGACCTACATTTCTCTAGATAGGAGTATGTTAAAATAGAGAAATATATACTACTTTTGCAAATGCATTACTTACAAACAAAAGTGGCTTTGCAATGAAATGCCATTTATTGGACACATAGACATAGATGTAACATCATCAGCAGTTCTATCTGGTAATGCATATCTGTTCACAGAACCTGTCCTCCACCATCTTACTGGAGCACCATGAAGCTCCCTCAGATCTGGACGTGACCTACAGATCCCACTGCACCCCTGAAAAAGGGGACAACACCCATTGGCAGAGGAGGGGCGAGTGCATGAACGTCAAGCTCAACCAGCAGGTCTGGCACAAAGCAGGGGCGGGGGAAGAGATCATAATGTGAATAAGAACAGCAAAGCTCATGTCTTCAAAGGATTTAGTCATGTAACTTGGACTGAAAGAACATTTTGTTGTGTATTATACCCTCTCTTGCTCCCAGGTCAACTTCACGGTAAGCCTGAACATTTCAACATGTCTAAAGGAGAAGCAGACGTTTTCCCTAAAACTGCAGGGCATCAGCGAGACCCTGAAGGTCTCTGTGGAAaccctgtgtgactgtgactgccaAGACAGAGAAGAGCAGTCCTCACACTGCAATGAAATTGGAACGCTCACCTGCGGCATCTGCAGGCAAGTCCTAAAATTATGACTAGAACTCACAGCACCTTCTGTTTGGTGAGATAGAGAACTGTGCTTACAAACTGCACAGAGTGAGGGAAACAGCTGCAGTCTGCAGTCTGACTGTTACCATAGAGCAGTAAACTAGTTTTTGTAGTCAAAGAAATGTATCAAATATATACTGGATGTTATCAAAACTTCAGGTGATTCAAGCCAATTGTTCTCCAGAGAAAGAGAATACAGAGAAAGTGATTAAAGTGTTGTTTAGATACTGATGAGTAGGAATAGGAGTCTTATCTGATCACGTAACCTGACCAGAAACAACTCCTGGCCCAAAATAGGCTATAAGTATCAGAATTTCccctgttgttttgttgtttttcccTGGCTTTTCATAGTTTTTGTTAAAATACTATGCCCTTTAGCTGTGATGAGGGTCACCTGGGTCAGAGGTGTGAGTGTGAGCGGCCTAAGGACATGACCTCTGCCGACTCTATGGCCGCAACATGTCGCCAAGACAACTCCTCGCAGCTGTGCAGCGGGCATGGGAGCTGTGAGTGTGGCATGTGTATGTGTCAGGGCACCCACCGCGGCAATTTTTGCCAATGTGATGACAACAGCTGTGCCCGCCACAACAACATGCTCTGCGGTGGTGAGTAAACTCAAACAGTTAGTTCCTGCCATGCATTTTGATTGGCTGAAGAATGTGTTCCTTAGTTGTATTTTATTGCAGCCCATTTTTCAGCCATGTAATGTCTTCTGCAGGTAATGGGCAGTGTGAATGTGGAACATGTAAGTGTAATGCCAATTACACAGGCTCTGCATGTGACTGTTCCACCCTCACCGACCAGTGCAGGACTGTTGGGAAGCTGTGCAATGGCCAGGGAACATGCCAGTGTAACCAGTGCCAGTGCAACAAAGACTTCTTTGGCATAAACTGCTCAAAGATTGCTAACGCATGCCCAAAATTCCTGTGAGTACAAGACAATAACTTAAAGTGAGTTTGGATTGAGCTTCCAGGTTGACAAAGCTTAGGTCTTGAATAGTGACCATACAGCAACAGTTTACTTTTGCTACAATAAAATCcccaaaagtccccacaaggatagtaaaacaaggaaaattctccctCGTGGGGATATTTCCCCCGTCCACGTGAGGACAAATTCTATTATAAGAtcatgggttagagttagggttagaactGGGTttgggttagaattagggttagggtaagggttaggagttaggtttaggatttAGGTTAGGGTTACGGGTTACGGGTtacgggttaaggttaggtttagggtttaaggtcaaggttatggttatggtaagggtaagggttagggtcaggggttaaggAAAACAGAATTTTGAATACAAATtaattttaggtccccacgaggatagaacaacaaaacgtgtgtgtttgtaccttCAGTATGTCTGTTAACCTGTCTTTATGTCCAGGGACTGTGTGACATGTGAATTGGACAATAAAAAGATTAGCGGCCTAAAGAGTAACTGCAGCCAACTCTGTGGCTCAGTCAAGCTCACTTGGATGAAGGGACCCCAGGAGTTCCCCTGCAGTAAAGATACCATCTCCTACAAAGTGGAGCTGTTGCCTGATGGCAACATCCTGATCTTCTACGCAGATCTGCCTCGTGAGACCTTCAATTTATCTCTAATCATCATCCTTTAGTTTCATTTCATGTTCTAATGTTTTCACTTCTTCGGATCTCACTGCTCATTGTAGCAATTTATAATATTACTAGTGTTTAGGCTCACCTAAAAAAGACTATTCCTATGATGTATTTTTCTGCCCTATACTGCTATAGTTGTTTGATCAAATATTGTTTACATTAGACAAAAAGTTTGTTCAATATTTGAAGCTGTATTATAATTGGGGTTTTCCttaccatgtgacctgaccagggaaaCTGGGGCCCAGTCAGGACACATGTTCTACTACAACCGCTTCCTCTCCACATTCCTGGCAGGCTCTATTGACAAGACTTACGTGATCATCGGCAGCTCTGTGTCCAGCATCATCTTCATCGGCATCGCAGTGATCCTCATCAGCAGGCTTATGCTAGAGCTCCACTACCGGAGAGAGTATGACAGCTTCCTCAAAGCAAAGGAGGCCGAAGTCTGGCAAGATGTGAGCGAAAGAACAGCACACACATGACAATGAATCACCATGACGTGCGATAGGCTAAATGTCCCTGCAATAACTGGTTGCTTGTCATATCCAAATAACTTTCTATTATTCTGTTTCATAGTTTTTTTATATGAATAGCGGATTTCATCATGATTTGTGTGAATACGTTTGGTCTTTTTGTGGTTGTTTAGTATTAGTCTTAGTAGTCTTTAATGCAAAATTTGTAAGGTTAGGTGTTGAAATTGATTGTTGATAACATGATGCTCCCTCTGCACTAAACTTCTCTCTTGTTTGGTCCTTTTGTGTTTCAGATGAAAAATCCCTTGTTCCAGGATGCCACGACCGTGGTCATGAACCCCATGCACGTTCAAGAGGACTGATCCAAACCATTAGACTCTAAAGCCAACAAACACTTTCATTCCAGAAAACCTGTGATCTACTGTAATAAGTGAAAGCCAGACCATACTTTATGCCGATCATAACTTCAGGGAACCGCAAGAACCGCCTGTTGCTAAGAGGATCAAAGACTTTGTCATGAGAACATTACATTCTATTtccctgtatttcaaggccaacacGTATTTCAGATATGATTTGCAGCACGTTTATTCCCATACTCACTTATTGGTTCTCTTCAATTTGATTGCTTCCTCTTGTTGTACAGGAGTAGTAGTGAGaccactccactctctctcaacTTTCAGTCTTTTTCCTCATGATGAAGTCCCCCATCTCCTTatgtcctccttctcctctgcattTGTCTGTTTATTTAAACATTTGAGAGTTAAAATGTTCTGAAGTTGGTATGAATTATTAAGTCTTGTGAAGGGTCATTCGTTTTTAGTCTGTGCATTTAGTTTGTGTTTATTATATTCCGTATTTCTTAATGAATTATTTTCGAATTATTATTATCAGCTGAATCATATTTCAAATGATTCTCTGTACAGTGTATTAATTAAGTAGGCCTATGTGAGCACTGTGTGATTGAAATGATATAGTACCGTTTTTAATTATATCAATTATAATAAAGTAATTTGTAGTG includes:
- the itgb7 gene encoding integrin beta-7, producing MVGIFILGTFLLYCVGQNQIQGVPQGCVSQPSCSACLRSPGCAWCKHKDFLKSGESSERRCDTAESLRTRRCEQMDIINPRLDPVFLKNNDLSSNSDNVVQLKPQNLLFKLRVGVPQTFNVSFKRAEGYPIDLYYLMDLSFSMKDDLDTIKNLGQDILSALKKVTQKVRIGFGSFVDKVALPYVSQVKAKKNNPCPNRLNICQPAFSFQNILRLTEDVDEFKTRVSDQIISGNLDSPEAGFDAIMQAAVCQSVIGWNNVTRILVYTSDDTFHIAGDGRLAGIFEPHDGMCHLNGTGFYDGTKYDYPSVGQLARVLAANNIQLIFAVTEDSVAAYKALSKLIPQSVVGVLKNDSSNVVLLISEAYSNLSSTILLEHHEAPSDLDVTYRSHCTPEKGDNTHWQRRGECMNVKLNQQVNFTVSLNISTCLKEKQTFSLKLQGISETLKVSVETLCDCDCQDREEQSSHCNEIGTLTCGICSCDEGHLGQRCECERPKDMTSADSMAATCRQDNSSQLCSGHGSCECGMCMCQGTHRGNFCQCDDNSCARHNNMLCGGNGQCECGTCKCNANYTGSACDCSTLTDQCRTVGKLCNGQGTCQCNQCQCNKDFFGINCSKIANACPKFLDCVTCELDNKKISGLKSNCSQLCGSVKLTWMKGPQEFPCSKDTISYKVELLPDGNILIFYADLPRSIDKTYVIIGSSVSSIIFIGIAVILISRLMLELHYRREYDSFLKAKEAEVWQDMKNPLFQDATTVVMNPMHVQED